The Williamsoniiplasma somnilux genome includes a window with the following:
- a CDS encoding PadR family transcriptional regulator: MDIQLKKGILELVILKFLSSRDYYGYELNKDINEILQLNESTVYALLKKLIEKNLCIQYIKNSDNGPSRKYYQITTLGMQHLKNLEQEWIEFNMKISVLLGGEYYE, encoded by the coding sequence ATGGATATTCAACTTAAAAAAGGAATTTTAGAATTAGTCATTCTTAAATTCCTAAGTAGTAGAGATTATTATGGCTATGAATTAAATAAAGATATTAACGAAATTTTACAACTCAATGAATCAACAGTTTACGCTTTGTTAAAAAAATTAATTGAAAAAAATTTATGTATTCAATATATTAAAAATTCCGATAATGGTCCATCTCGCAAATATTATCAAATTACGACATTAGGAATGCAACATCTAAAAAATTTAGAGCAAGAATGAATTGAATTTAATATGAAAATATCAGTTCTACTAGGAGGAGAATATTATGAATAA
- a CDS encoding Cof-type HAD-IIB family hydrolase, producing MDIKLIALDMDGTVYYRMGEIVPSNIPPLHAAIAQGIDVAIVTGRPVLAPPNKLKKHGLVSDKTVIVGYNGGCIYHVEKEEVIHSNPIDSEMAKKVFELIEKPEYSQTIFWGYVDDLKQSVLAHNFKSEDEIIIPVYKAEKTFFEGKYLYFKDIKDNFNFKFFKILAFNLQPGLVEELKKIGLEFSISSQAIEINAPGINKKFAVEWLSKNWNVSVENIMAIGDGSNDLPMIEYAGVGVAMKNSIQEIKDIAQIYIDLTNEEGAVGEVINQYVLKK from the coding sequence ATGGATATTAAACTAATCGCTTTAGATATGGATGGAACAGTTTACTACCGAATGGGTGAGATCGTTCCATCTAATATCCCACCACTTCATGCAGCAATTGCCCAAGGTATTGATGTTGCAATCGTTACTGGTAGACCTGTTTTAGCACCACCAAATAAATTAAAAAAACATGGGTTAGTTTCTGATAAAACAGTTATTGTTGGTTACAACGGTGGATGTATTTATCACGTTGAAAAAGAAGAAGTTATTCATTCTAATCCAATTGATTCTGAGATGGCTAAAAAGGTTTTTGAACTAATTGAAAAACCAGAATATTCTCAAACAATTTTCTGAGGTTATGTTGATGATTTAAAACAGAGTGTTTTAGCTCATAATTTTAAATCAGAAGACGAAATAATTATTCCTGTTTATAAAGCAGAGAAAACTTTTTTTGAAGGAAAATATTTATATTTTAAAGATATAAAAGATAATTTTAATTTTAAATTTTTTAAAATTTTAGCATTTAATTTACAACCAGGACTTGTTGAAGAATTGAAGAAAATTGGTTTAGAATTTTCGATATCAAGTCAAGCAATAGAAATTAATGCTCCAGGCATTAATAAAAAATTTGCTGTTGAATGATTAAGTAAAAATTGAAATGTTTCTGTGGAAAACATTATGGCTATTGGCGATGGTTCAAACGATCTACCAATGATCGAATATGCTGGAGTCGGAGTTGCTATGAAAAATTCAATTCAAGAAATTAAAGATATTGCGCAAATTTATATTGATTTAACTAACGAAGAAGGTGCTGTCGGAGAAGTTATTAACCAATATGTTTTGAAAAAATAA
- the tpiA gene encoding triose-phosphate isomerase, with amino-acid sequence MRQKVIFGNWKMNGTQVEVKTFLKKVDKAIKKSDVIAGLGLPFTALASGIKHAKNVMIAAENVYFEKNGAFTGEVSIEMLQEIGVKYVIIGHSERREMFNETDKNVNLKAKALLANQMLPIICCGETLETKEAGKTVTFVNAQIKAAYKDINKEDALNTIIAYEPIWAIGTGKTATAKDAQEVCKAIRDNLAKIYDKKTADKMIIQYGGSVKPNNIKELMSQKDIDGALVGGASLVADDFIALINYKK; translated from the coding sequence ATGAGACAAAAAGTTATTTTTGGGAACTGAAAAATGAATGGTACCCAAGTAGAAGTTAAAACTTTCTTAAAAAAAGTTGATAAAGCAATTAAAAAATCAGATGTAATTGCTGGATTAGGGTTACCATTTACGGCTTTAGCATCAGGAATTAAACATGCAAAAAATGTAATGATTGCAGCTGAAAATGTTTACTTTGAAAAAAACGGAGCATTTACTGGAGAAGTTTCAATCGAAATGTTACAAGAAATTGGAGTTAAATATGTGATTATTGGGCATTCAGAAAGACGTGAAATGTTTAATGAAACTGATAAAAACGTTAACCTAAAAGCTAAAGCTTTATTAGCAAACCAAATGTTACCAATTATTTGTTGTGGAGAAACTTTAGAAACTAAAGAAGCAGGAAAAACTGTTACTTTTGTTAATGCTCAAATTAAAGCGGCATACAAAGACATTAATAAAGAAGATGCACTTAATACAATTATCGCTTATGAACCAATTTGAGCAATCGGAACTGGTAAAACAGCAACTGCTAAAGATGCTCAAGAAGTATGTAAAGCAATTCGCGATAACTTAGCAAAAATTTATGACAAAAAAACCGCTGATAAAATGATTATTCAATACGGTGGTTCTGTTAAACCAAATAACATTAAAGAATTGATGTCACAAAAAGATATTGATGGAGCATTAGTTGGTGGAGCTTCATTGGTTGCTGATGATTTTATTGCTTTAATTAACTATAAAAAATAA
- the nagB gene encoding glucosamine-6-phosphate deaminase yields the protein MNIIKVKNDAEVGIEAAKIIINKVNTQHNITLGLATGSTPLSTYKNLIKNYQDKKVSFSDVKTFNLDEYKGLDGNHDQSYRYFMDHNFFNHIDIKKENTKVPSGIDTLHPEKYDELIAQNGGIDLQLLGIGINGHIGFNEPGASFDSLTSVVDLTPLTIEANARFFASKNDVPTQAVSMGLKTIMQAKSILLLAIGENKAEAVSHLVNGQISQEWPCTILQNHPNVTIIIDEAAASKLK from the coding sequence ATGAATATTATTAAAGTAAAAAATGATGCAGAAGTCGGAATTGAAGCAGCAAAAATTATAATTAACAAAGTTAATACTCAACATAACATAACTTTAGGATTAGCAACTGGTTCAACACCACTTTCGACATACAAAAATTTAATTAAAAATTATCAAGATAAAAAGGTAAGTTTTTCCGATGTTAAAACATTCAATTTAGATGAGTATAAAGGTTTAGATGGAAATCACGATCAATCATATCGTTACTTTATGGATCATAACTTTTTTAATCACATTGATATTAAAAAAGAAAACACTAAAGTTCCATCAGGAATTGATACTTTACATCCCGAAAAATATGATGAATTAATTGCTCAAAATGGAGGAATTGATTTACAACTTTTAGGAATAGGAATTAATGGACATATTGGCTTTAACGAACCAGGTGCTAGTTTTGACTCATTAACTTCGGTTGTTGATTTAACTCCTTTAACAATTGAAGCTAATGCCCGTTTCTTTGCTTCAAAAAATGATGTTCCAACTCAAGCGGTATCGATGGGATTGAAAACAATTATGCAAGCTAAATCAATTTTATTATTAGCAATTGGTGAAAATAAAGCAGAAGCTGTTAGTCATTTGGTTAATGGCCAAATTTCACAAGAATGACCTTGTACAATTTTGCAAAATCATCCAAATGTAACAATCATAATTGATGAAGCTGCAGCTTCAAAATTAAAATAG
- the tsaE gene encoding tRNA (adenosine(37)-N6)-threonylcarbamoyltransferase complex ATPase subunit type 1 TsaE, with amino-acid sequence MREFLVNNLEETLKFAQEMIAFVRSDFYFLLEGDLGSGKTTFTKQLLKLLGVKENVTSPTFVIMNQYEGNQKLKINHVDAYRLIGDSENEMYFDEFKNAFNIIEWYENLNLDFNEINYLKISFIKTGDNSRKITVKEK; translated from the coding sequence ATGCGTGAATTTTTAGTTAATAATCTTGAAGAAACTTTAAAATTTGCTCAAGAAATGATAGCGTTTGTTCGCTCTGATTTTTATTTTTTATTGGAAGGAGATTTGGGAAGCGGTAAAACAACTTTTACAAAACAACTTCTAAAATTACTTGGAGTTAAAGAAAATGTTACTTCACCAACTTTTGTAATTATGAATCAATATGAAGGAAATCAAAAATTAAAAATTAATCATGTTGATGCTTATCGCTTAATTGGTGATTCAGAAAATGAAATGTATTTTGATGAATTTAAAAATGCCTTTAATATTATCGAATGATACGAAAATTTAAATTTAGATTTTAACGAAATTAATTATCTAAAAATTTCTTTTATTAAAACTGGTGATAATTCTCGCAAAATAACAGTTAAGGAGAAATAA
- the gpmI gene encoding 2,3-bisphosphoglycerate-independent phosphoglycerate mutase encodes MKVKQPVLLAILDGWGIASETDSGNAVAQANMTFVKELENKYPWVKAHASGEWVGLPDGQMGNSEVGHIHLGAGRINFESLAKLNKEVKTNDIAKNSEIVSAFEFVKKNNSSLHLMGLFSDGGVHAHIDHMFAIYQAAVNYGLTSIKFDLITDGRDTAPKVATTYLQKLLDLIKNNNGIGNIETINGRYFAMDRDKRMERSAEAYDAIVDRKKTLSFTDPLKYLEEQYAMGKDDEMIIPAYNANSQSGLTTNDALIFCNFRPDRAIQMASIMTNQKYQAWSDPAFKELTFLGDSIRFVSMMKYADSVISKHIAYPPNPLENTLGQYLANKGYRQLRIAETEKIAHVTFFFDGGNDYFKNGLAKPEEVQLKGASIDLIASPKVATYDLKPEMAAVEITDKLLEEVAKNEFDLIVLNFANCDMVGHTGDESATIKAVKTLDNQLRRIYDEFVVRHNGIMLITADHGNAEVMIDETNNGPNKKHTTSLVPIIITDDKIKLRENNPGIADVAPTILELMGIEIPSEMTQPSLIKK; translated from the coding sequence ATGAAAGTAAAACAACCAGTTTTATTAGCCATTTTAGATGGTTGAGGAATTGCTTCTGAAACCGATTCAGGAAATGCAGTTGCTCAAGCTAACATGACTTTTGTTAAAGAATTAGAAAATAAATATCCATGAGTTAAAGCTCATGCATCAGGGGAATGAGTCGGATTGCCAGATGGACAAATGGGTAACTCAGAAGTTGGACATATACATTTAGGTGCAGGAAGAATTAATTTTGAATCGCTTGCTAAATTAAATAAAGAAGTAAAAACTAATGATATTGCTAAAAATTCTGAAATTGTTTCAGCTTTTGAATTTGTTAAAAAAAATAATAGTTCATTACATTTAATGGGATTATTTTCTGATGGTGGAGTACACGCTCACATTGATCACATGTTCGCAATATATCAAGCTGCTGTAAATTACGGTTTAACTTCAATTAAATTTGATTTGATTACAGACGGAAGAGATACAGCTCCCAAAGTTGCTACAACTTATTTACAAAAATTATTAGATTTAATTAAAAACAACAATGGAATTGGAAATATCGAAACAATTAATGGTAGATATTTTGCTATGGATCGTGATAAAAGAATGGAAAGATCAGCAGAGGCTTATGACGCCATCGTTGATCGTAAAAAAACCCTTTCTTTTACCGACCCACTAAAATATCTTGAAGAACAATATGCAATGGGTAAAGATGATGAAATGATTATTCCTGCATATAATGCAAATTCTCAATCAGGCTTAACAACTAATGATGCTTTAATTTTTTGTAATTTCCGTCCTGATCGTGCAATTCAAATGGCTTCAATAATGACTAATCAAAAATATCAAGCATGATCAGACCCTGCTTTCAAAGAATTAACTTTTTTAGGTGATTCAATCAGATTTGTATCAATGATGAAATATGCTGATTCAGTAATTTCAAAACACATAGCTTATCCACCAAATCCTTTAGAAAATACTTTAGGACAATATCTAGCCAATAAAGGATACCGTCAATTGCGTATTGCTGAAACTGAAAAAATTGCACATGTCACTTTCTTTTTTGATGGAGGCAATGATTATTTTAAAAATGGTTTAGCTAAACCTGAAGAAGTACAATTAAAAGGTGCAAGTATTGATTTAATCGCTTCACCAAAAGTTGCTACTTATGACTTAAAACCAGAAATGGCAGCTGTGGAAATAACTGATAAACTTTTAGAAGAAGTTGCAAAAAATGAATTTGATTTAATCGTTTTAAATTTTGCAAACTGTGATATGGTAGGCCATACAGGTGATGAATCAGCAACTATCAAAGCTGTCAAAACATTAGATAATCAATTACGTAGAATCTATGATGAATTTGTTGTTCGTCACAACGGAATTATGTTGATAACAGCTGATCATGGGAATGCAGAAGTTATGATTGATGAAACAAATAATGGGCCAAACAAAAAACATACAACTTCCTTAGTGCCGATTATTATTACTGATGATAAAATTAAACTTCGTGAAAATAATCCCGGAATTGCTGATGTAGCTCCAACGATTTTGGAATTAATGGGTATAGAAATTCCTTCAGAAATGACGCAACCTTCATTAATAAAAAAATAA
- the tsaB gene encoding tRNA (adenosine(37)-N6)-threonylcarbamoyltransferase complex dimerization subunit type 1 TsaB, with protein sequence MNLFIDTSNWQLIYILEKDNKIIDSLNIQNLTKISDLAMSELKKFLKKNSLKIQEIENFYVTTGPGSYTGVRVGLTMVKTFLTLNYNYNVFTINSLKFQTEGAKSAISILDARGNKSYFAIYNETKTIISETVLSNLEIENLLKEHSDLPFFKDYKNLNYCNAFLNLKPFFIKAKKLKDLVPLYIKSFI encoded by the coding sequence ATGAATTTATTTATAGACACATCTAATTGACAATTAATTTATATATTAGAAAAAGATAACAAAATTATTGATTCGTTAAATATTCAAAATTTAACAAAAATTAGTGATTTAGCCATGTCTGAATTAAAAAAATTTCTTAAAAAAAATAGTTTAAAAATTCAAGAAATAGAAAATTTTTATGTAACAACAGGTCCCGGAAGTTATACAGGGGTCAGAGTTGGTTTAACCATGGTTAAAACTTTTTTAACATTGAATTATAATTATAATGTGTTCACAATTAATTCTTTAAAATTTCAAACTGAAGGAGCAAAATCAGCTATCTCAATCCTTGATGCTAGAGGTAATAAAAGCTACTTTGCAATTTATAACGAGACAAAAACCATCATTTCAGAAACTGTTTTGTCAAATTTAGAAATTGAAAATTTATTAAAAGAGCATTCTGATTTACCATTTTTTAAAGATTATAAAAATCTTAATTACTGTAATGCATTTTTGAATTTAAAGCCTTTTTTCATAAAAGCTAAAAAGTTGAAAGATTTAGTTCCGTTATATATTAAGAGTTTTATCTAA
- the mgtA gene encoding magnesium-translocating P-type ATPase, with protein MIKIKSKLISKDKQKNKRKNGFSNEGLIKKVSKFNQDELKHEFNLTHFGLTHDEYTEREEKYGRNELKKSRFNWGLEFFRAFLGPFNLILIAITIYYFTSYATYSFGTEETRTSFDIVGAIIITIMVILSGTISFVQSARSYFITKKISTIVQSTTNVIRHKSNEDLLNFLNVDQNNQVELVRLGEEIDIKTIVPGDLIYLSSGDMIPADVRIIQSTDLFINQSSLTGESLPVEKHANNLVETTNILDLQNICYIGTSVVSGSAIAFVIATGSNTYFSTIAKTIMEKRPEGSFTKGVKNVTHVLLGFMLVMVPIVYLINAGVHWAGLSSTADLTLKDNPWFNAIFFAVAVAVGLTPEMLPMIVTTNLANGAGRMAKQKVVVKKLDAIQSLGAIDVLCTDKTGTLTNDKIELIDFLTTDKVVDPRLLEYLYMNAYFQTGLKNPMDKAIIDYASKNNINFNTHKEFKKVDEIPFDFNRRKLTIVFDSQDDGRVMVTKGSTEEILSSCDKIYYQGKIQPINEQFKRQAIAYYEKINSQGKRVLGIAYKEIANEQKRFAVSDETEMIFFGFASFLDTPKPSTTKMIKLLKKYGVDLKIITGDNESVTRAVCNMINLEIRGILTGVDVDKMSDEELKKAVEKCNIFVKLNPLQKVKIVKTLKENNHIIGYMGDGINDAPVLRQSDVGISVNNATDIAKDASDIILLEKSLLVLEKGIIQGRTIFGNILKYIKLTTSSNFGNTLSLIVASAWLPFLPMLPVQILFQNLFYDLSQFAMAVDRVDESFVHKPQRWKANDIIPFVLFFGPISSMFDVITFAIVGYGLNVIPEYNSAMNNGFVDQANQLAAKFQGSWFLIGLITQAMVVQILRTEKVPLIQSRSPWPVNVTMVGMIVLAYAIPYSPIGGLLSMNSPSLWFILISFGIISGYCMTAQFGKVGYKKIFKHWL; from the coding sequence ATGATTAAAATCAAATCAAAATTGATTTCCAAAGATAAACAAAAGAATAAAAGAAAAAACGGATTTAGCAATGAAGGTTTAATTAAAAAAGTTTCAAAATTTAATCAAGATGAGTTAAAACATGAATTTAATCTAACTCATTTTGGTTTGACACATGATGAATACACTGAACGTGAAGAAAAATATGGTCGCAATGAATTGAAAAAGTCGCGTTTTAATTGAGGTCTAGAATTTTTTAGAGCTTTTTTAGGACCCTTTAATTTAATTCTTATTGCGATTACAATTTATTATTTTACATCTTATGCAACTTATTCGTTCGGAACTGAAGAAACTCGCACTAGCTTTGATATCGTTGGAGCAATTATTATTACAATTATGGTAATTCTTTCAGGAACAATTTCATTTGTTCAATCTGCAAGAAGTTACTTTATAACTAAAAAAATTAGTACAATAGTACAAAGTACAACTAATGTTATTCGTCATAAATCTAACGAAGATTTATTGAATTTCTTAAATGTAGATCAAAACAATCAAGTAGAACTTGTGCGTCTTGGTGAAGAAATTGACATTAAAACAATTGTACCTGGTGATTTAATTTATTTATCAAGTGGAGATATGATCCCAGCTGATGTAAGAATTATTCAATCTACAGATTTGTTTATTAACCAATCTTCGTTGACTGGGGAATCTTTACCTGTTGAAAAGCATGCTAATAATTTAGTAGAAACTACAAATATTTTAGATTTACAAAATATTTGCTATATCGGGACAAGTGTTGTTTCGGGTTCTGCTATAGCTTTTGTCATTGCAACTGGATCTAACACTTACTTTTCAACAATTGCTAAAACAATTATGGAAAAAAGACCGGAAGGAAGTTTCACCAAAGGAGTTAAAAATGTTACCCATGTTTTACTTGGGTTTATGCTGGTAATGGTGCCTATCGTTTACTTGATAAATGCCGGTGTTCATTGAGCTGGTTTAAGTTCAACTGCTGATTTAACCTTAAAAGATAATCCATGATTTAATGCAATCTTTTTTGCTGTTGCTGTTGCTGTTGGATTAACCCCAGAAATGTTACCGATGATAGTAACCACAAACCTTGCTAATGGTGCAGGGAGAATGGCAAAACAAAAAGTTGTTGTAAAAAAATTGGATGCAATCCAATCTTTAGGAGCGATTGATGTTTTATGCACTGACAAAACAGGGACATTAACAAATGACAAAATAGAATTAATAGACTTTTTAACAACTGATAAAGTTGTAGATCCCCGTCTTTTAGAATATTTATATATGAACGCATATTTTCAAACTGGTTTAAAGAATCCTATGGATAAAGCAATTATTGACTATGCATCAAAAAACAATATTAATTTTAATACTCATAAAGAATTTAAAAAAGTTGATGAAATTCCCTTTGATTTTAATCGTCGTAAATTAACAATTGTTTTTGATTCACAAGATGACGGAAGAGTCATGGTCACTAAAGGTAGTACAGAAGAAATTTTGTCTTCTTGTGACAAAATTTATTATCAAGGCAAAATCCAGCCGATTAATGAACAATTCAAAAGACAAGCAATTGCTTATTATGAAAAAATAAACAGCCAAGGTAAAAGGGTTTTAGGAATCGCTTACAAAGAAATTGCTAATGAACAAAAACGCTTTGCTGTTAGTGATGAAACAGAAATGATTTTTTTCGGTTTTGCATCTTTTTTAGATACTCCTAAACCAAGTACAACAAAAATGATTAAATTATTAAAAAAATATGGAGTTGACTTAAAAATTATTACCGGAGACAATGAATCAGTAACTAGAGCTGTATGTAACATGATTAATTTAGAAATTAGAGGAATTTTAACCGGTGTAGATGTTGATAAAATGTCTGATGAAGAATTAAAAAAAGCAGTTGAAAAATGCAACATTTTTGTTAAATTAAATCCACTTCAAAAAGTTAAAATTGTAAAAACATTAAAAGAGAATAATCATATTATTGGTTATATGGGTGACGGAATTAATGATGCTCCTGTTTTAAGACAATCTGATGTCGGAATTTCGGTAAATAATGCAACTGATATTGCAAAAGATGCTTCTGATATTATTCTTTTAGAAAAATCATTATTGGTTTTAGAAAAAGGAATTATTCAAGGACGCACTATTTTTGGAAATATTCTTAAATACATTAAACTAACTACTTCATCAAATTTTGGTAATACATTATCGTTAATAGTTGCTTCTGCATGATTGCCGTTCTTGCCAATGTTACCTGTGCAAATTTTATTTCAAAATTTATTTTATGATTTATCACAATTTGCAATGGCTGTGGATCGTGTTGATGAAAGTTTCGTTCATAAACCACAGAGATGAAAAGCTAATGATATCATTCCGTTTGTCTTATTTTTTGGACCAATAAGTTCAATGTTTGATGTGATAACTTTTGCAATTGTTGGTTATGGTCTAAATGTAATTCCTGAATACAATTCAGCAATGAATAACGGATTTGTTGACCAAGCGAATCAATTAGCCGCTAAATTCCAAGGATCATGGTTCTTAATTGGTTTAATCACTCAAGCAATGGTTGTACAAATTTTAAGAACAGAAAAAGTTCCTTTAATACAATCAAGATCACCATGACCAGTTAACGTTACTATGGTCGGAATGATTGTGTTAGCTTATGCAATTCCGTATAGTCCAATCGGAGGATTACTAAGCATGAATAGCCCTTCGCTTTGATTCATTTTAATATCATTTGGAATCATTTCTGGATATTGTATGACGGCTCAATTTGGGAAAGTAGGATATAAAAAGATTTTCAAACATTGACTATAA
- a CDS encoding lipoprotein gives MKKLLSIMGSLGLVASSGFTVLACTDDVKNIEEESRSIWNEIQTLIEQKTEVENDLNRVNEKIEELSKNNNQKVTKNIENINELDLDQLKAIKIELENEKAKIDEKLEIAKEEYTELSGRKVEYNGFEVPYGKESIEIMIQKNMWLDLNVPSDQIKAITIDDLKYGVWTMLSHNETDFDIEFNEVKDLITFNNENEILEELNKAAKNIMEEKGDVTIPSTHEEAGQKLKGEKIKVEGAQLILAEGVHTIRDERQNLESENEVPEDQIGTNTTYEVGTYDFSEFTLWHLIQAQK, from the coding sequence ATGAAAAAACTATTATCAATTATGGGATCATTAGGTCTTGTTGCATCAAGTGGATTTACTGTTTTGGCATGTACAGATGATGTTAAAAATATCGAAGAAGAATCAAGAAGTATTTGAAACGAAATTCAAACATTAATTGAACAAAAGACTGAAGTAGAAAACGATTTGAATAGAGTAAATGAAAAGATCGAGGAATTAAGTAAAAATAACAATCAAAAAGTTACAAAAAATATCGAAAATATCAATGAACTTGATCTTGATCAATTAAAAGCTATAAAAATAGAATTGGAAAATGAAAAAGCAAAAATTGATGAAAAATTAGAAATTGCGAAAGAAGAATATACAGAACTTTCAGGAAGAAAAGTTGAATATAATGGCTTCGAAGTTCCTTACGGTAAAGAATCTATTGAAATAATGATTCAAAAAAATATGTGACTAGATTTAAACGTACCCAGTGATCAAATTAAAGCAATTACAATAGATGATTTAAAATATGGTGTTTGAACAATGCTTTCACATAACGAAACTGATTTTGATATAGAATTCAATGAAGTTAAGGATTTAATAACTTTTAATAATGAAAATGAAATATTAGAAGAGTTAAATAAAGCAGCCAAAAACATTATGGAAGAAAAAGGTGATGTAACTATCCCTTCAACACACGAAGAAGCAGGTCAAAAGTTAAAGGGAGAAAAAATTAAAGTTGAAGGGGCACAATTAATACTTGCAGAAGGTGTTCACACAATTAGAGATGAAAGACAAAATTTAGAATCAGAAAACGAGGTCCCAGAAGATCAAATTGGAACTAACACAACATATGAAGTAGGGACTTATGATTTTAGTGAATTTACACTATGACATTTAATCCAAGCACAAAAATAA
- a CDS encoding lipoprotein produces the protein MKKLLTVLGTLGLTAVAGATVVSCGDKHKDAKDLSTLLKDFKATNETTENQIISALSKIEGLSKIKLDTDVTIKITKATNKAEGSILIKATEKSKLVKGQLTLKIEKLSNTNTEQGANEIIDLSEYFQQMVSKVNFFKKNGESIMAELPDQISFIPGLLVSFGPTNSAILNWEPVKDEEGQPTGEYALKGLNSTEEWSKLKDSIMSNQSEWMSYALRVLENGGWSSDQIKNLPQSVIEELEIDTLKIDSDKISSMQSILMDAIQVIIDDSITVQIETDKNGEQSWVISSSNSDKFKGTFKYSVL, from the coding sequence ATGAAAAAATTACTAACAGTTTTAGGAACCTTAGGATTGACAGCAGTAGCTGGTGCTACTGTTGTTTCTTGTGGCGATAAACATAAAGATGCAAAAGATTTATCAACTTTATTAAAAGATTTTAAAGCAACAAATGAAACAACTGAAAATCAAATCATATCAGCATTAAGCAAAATTGAGGGATTAAGTAAAATTAAATTAGACACAGATGTAACAATCAAAATAACTAAGGCAACAAACAAAGCTGAAGGTTCAATTTTAATTAAAGCCACCGAAAAATCTAAACTTGTTAAAGGACAATTAACATTAAAAATCGAAAAATTGTCAAATACCAATACTGAACAAGGTGCCAATGAAATTATTGATTTGAGTGAATATTTTCAGCAAATGGTCAGTAAAGTAAACTTTTTCAAAAAGAATGGTGAATCTATTATGGCTGAACTTCCAGACCAAATTTCTTTTATACCAGGATTATTAGTTTCTTTTGGTCCAACTAATTCTGCTATATTAAATTGAGAGCCTGTAAAAGATGAAGAGGGTCAACCTACTGGTGAATACGCATTAAAAGGATTAAATTCTACAGAAGAATGAAGTAAATTAAAAGACTCAATCATGAGTAATCAAAGTGAGTGAATGAGTTATGCTTTAAGAGTATTGGAAAATGGAGGATGATCTTCGGATCAAATTAAAAATCTACCACAATCCGTTATAGAAGAATTAGAGATAGATACTTTAAAAATTGACAGCGACAAAATTAGTTCAATGCAATCAATTTTAATGGATGCAATTCAAGTTATAATAGATGACTCAATAACTGTTCAAATTGAAACAGACAAAAATGGTGAGCAATCTTGAGTTATCTCTTCATCGAATTCCGATAAATTCAAAGGAACTTTTAAATATTCTGTTTTATAA